In Spirosoma aureum, a single genomic region encodes these proteins:
- a CDS encoding nuclear transport factor 2 family protein, which produces MTVKEQPHETTDQQSIRALIDAYARYADRRETQRQAELFTDDAKIVIYESEPGQREPVTTIQGQQALLAAFADLKTYDVTQHVNGQHTVTLDGDQARGEVYCLAHHIWLENGQRILMVMGIRYYDMYVRKEGQWLFAERKLIIDWTDKRPSSPS; this is translated from the coding sequence ATGACAGTGAAGGAACAACCGCACGAAACGACTGATCAGCAGTCCATTCGGGCTTTGATCGATGCCTATGCCCGCTATGCTGATCGCCGGGAAACCCAGCGGCAGGCAGAGCTTTTTACGGATGACGCAAAGATCGTAATCTATGAGAGTGAACCGGGTCAACGGGAGCCGGTTACAACCATACAGGGCCAACAGGCGTTACTGGCTGCCTTTGCTGACCTGAAAACGTATGATGTGACCCAACATGTTAATGGTCAGCATACTGTAACACTCGATGGTGACCAGGCCAGGGGTGAAGTCTACTGTCTGGCACATCATATCTGGCTAGAAAACGGACAGCGGATATTGATGGTCATGGGCATTCGCTATTACGACATGTATGTGCGGAAAGAAGGGCAATGGCTCTTTGCTGAGCGGAAGCTCATCATTGACTGGACGGATAAACGACCTTCCAGTCCATCGTAA
- a CDS encoding SusC/RagA family TonB-linked outer membrane protein: MNESLKQVGWVFLFLSLLTVSTKLIANETPGMSPRAVSIKGTVTTETGETLPGVTIAVKGTTIGTTTNESGQYSLSIPDGNATLVFSSVGYEKQEVSISNGRTTINVVLQADTKALNEVVVVGYGTQQRRDLTGSVGSVKGKELENLPVRGPLEALQGRVAGVQITNNSGSPGAAPNVRIRGVTSLNAGNDPLYIVDGVPITGDISVVNPNDIQSMEVLKDASATAIYGARGANGIIIVTTKRGKSGKTSVGLSTYTGFMDVRKTVPMLDAYQERDYILNAVANAGVPEVRLGLDTLFRNGVALYNTNWQNEIYQQGAVSNYEVSLRGGNEKTTYAASLGYFNQKGVIVSSGYDTYRGRFSIDHQASARFKTGANILLSTAKRDRVPEGDDINAIIPNAMRNLPFSPVYNPDGSYTYLDQIQRPNPVGLAMLTSWFTVSNRLVGNVYGNYDIWKGLTLRSTLNVDYAGTRDERFTPSTIQGGSARPGTASYGDVFTWVNENTLNYTHSIGKHSLSGLLGYSVQQSKSFNLSAAASQGATDNITTLNAAASPTGASSSKSSWGLVSYFARLNYSYNDKYLLAATVRQDGSSRFGADKRYGLFPSVSAGWRISEESFMKSVPFISDLKLRASMGVVGNQSISDFGAQGLYSTGSNYLGKAGIALSAIPNPSLSWESTTQSDIGLDVSFLHNRINLTADAYLKKTNALLLSVNLPTTTGFGSALQNVGNTQNKGLEFSISSQNIVGGAGGFTWSTAFNISFNRNKILSLSNNNADIIQTSADATFYGTAPQGLGRVGEPIGVLFGQVYTGRVYATTEEAKAANMRDGSASGPFYVAGDMIYKDLNGDGIINDADRTIIGNANPKHIGGLTNNFSYKGFDLSVFMQWSYGNDIFNETREASNRSFVYNAATTEVLRSWRKEGDITDVPRGTPSTISRNGFASSRWVEDGSYLRVKTATLGYTFPSALLKRVKIDNLRLYVSGQNLFTFTNYSGMDPEVNFRSTLPLLQGIDLGTYPMVRTITFGLNLGL; this comes from the coding sequence ATGAACGAATCTCTAAAACAAGTAGGATGGGTATTCCTTTTTTTATCCTTACTAACTGTCAGTACAAAGCTGATAGCAAACGAAACACCAGGAATGTCGCCCAGGGCCGTTTCCATTAAAGGAACTGTTACCACCGAAACCGGCGAGACCTTACCGGGCGTGACGATTGCCGTAAAAGGCACAACCATTGGCACAACAACCAATGAGTCCGGTCAATACAGTCTCAGTATTCCTGATGGAAATGCTACGCTGGTATTCAGCTCGGTAGGTTATGAAAAACAGGAAGTATCGATTAGTAATGGCCGAACAACGATTAACGTCGTGTTGCAGGCCGACACGAAAGCATTAAACGAAGTGGTTGTAGTGGGCTATGGCACCCAACAACGACGGGATCTGACCGGATCGGTGGGGTCCGTAAAGGGAAAAGAACTGGAGAATCTGCCTGTTCGGGGTCCACTCGAAGCCTTACAGGGGCGGGTTGCCGGGGTACAGATCACCAACAACAGCGGCTCCCCCGGTGCAGCCCCGAATGTCCGGATCCGGGGAGTTACGTCGCTGAATGCAGGCAATGATCCACTCTACATTGTTGATGGCGTACCCATTACGGGCGATATCAGCGTCGTAAATCCGAATGACATTCAATCGATGGAAGTGCTGAAAGATGCCTCCGCTACAGCTATTTACGGTGCCAGGGGAGCCAATGGCATTATTATCGTGACGACGAAACGCGGAAAATCGGGTAAAACATCGGTTGGGCTGAGTACCTACACCGGTTTTATGGATGTCAGAAAGACCGTACCCATGCTGGATGCCTATCAGGAGCGTGATTATATCCTGAATGCCGTGGCTAATGCCGGAGTTCCCGAAGTACGGCTGGGCCTGGACACACTTTTTAGAAATGGAGTTGCCTTGTATAATACCAACTGGCAGAACGAGATCTACCAACAGGGGGCCGTTTCCAATTATGAAGTGTCATTACGGGGTGGAAATGAGAAAACAACCTACGCGGCCAGTCTGGGGTATTTTAATCAGAAAGGGGTCATCGTCAGTTCGGGTTATGATACGTATCGGGGCCGCTTCAGCATTGACCACCAGGCTTCGGCCCGCTTTAAAACAGGGGCTAACATTCTGCTCTCTACCGCCAAACGCGACCGCGTTCCCGAAGGCGACGATATCAATGCAATCATACCGAATGCCATGCGGAATCTGCCTTTCTCACCCGTATATAACCCCGATGGTTCGTATACTTACCTTGATCAGATTCAACGGCCTAATCCGGTAGGTCTGGCAATGCTTACTTCCTGGTTTACTGTCAGCAATCGGCTGGTGGGGAATGTATACGGCAACTACGATATCTGGAAAGGCCTAACCCTGCGTTCGACACTCAACGTCGATTATGCGGGCACTCGTGACGAACGGTTTACGCCCAGTACCATTCAGGGGGGATCGGCCCGTCCGGGTACGGCGTCTTATGGCGATGTATTTACCTGGGTCAACGAAAACACGTTGAACTACACCCATTCCATTGGGAAGCACAGCCTGTCGGGCTTACTGGGGTATAGTGTGCAGCAATCAAAAAGTTTCAACCTGTCGGCGGCTGCCAGCCAGGGTGCAACCGATAACATCACCACGCTGAACGCAGCGGCCAGCCCAACGGGTGCTTCCAGTAGTAAATCGTCCTGGGGATTGGTCTCGTATTTTGCGCGTTTGAATTACAGCTACAACGATAAATACCTCCTGGCGGCTACGGTGCGTCAGGATGGTTCGTCCCGCTTCGGAGCCGACAAACGGTACGGTCTATTTCCGTCTGTTTCGGCTGGCTGGCGTATTTCGGAGGAGTCGTTTATGAAAAGCGTTCCGTTTATCAGCGACTTGAAATTACGCGCCAGCATGGGTGTTGTCGGCAACCAGTCTATCAGTGATTTTGGCGCACAGGGTTTGTATAGTACCGGCAGTAACTACCTTGGAAAAGCCGGGATCGCGCTGTCAGCTATTCCGAACCCATCCCTCAGCTGGGAATCGACTACCCAATCCGATATTGGTCTGGATGTTTCTTTCCTTCATAACCGGATTAATCTGACGGCCGATGCCTATCTAAAAAAGACAAATGCGCTGTTGTTATCCGTGAACCTACCCACAACTACGGGTTTTGGTTCTGCCCTGCAAAACGTAGGTAATACCCAGAATAAAGGACTGGAATTCAGCATATCCAGTCAGAATATTGTGGGTGGTGCCGGGGGCTTTACCTGGAGTACGGCGTTCAATATCTCTTTCAACCGAAACAAGATTCTGAGCTTATCGAACAACAATGCCGATATCATCCAGACCAGTGCCGATGCGACCTTCTACGGAACAGCCCCCCAGGGTCTTGGCCGGGTAGGCGAGCCGATCGGCGTCTTATTCGGGCAGGTCTATACCGGTCGGGTATATGCTACCACCGAAGAGGCTAAAGCTGCTAATATGCGGGATGGCAGTGCGTCGGGCCCATTTTATGTGGCCGGGGATATGATTTACAAGGATTTGAACGGAGATGGCATCATCAACGACGCTGACCGGACCATCATCGGCAATGCGAATCCCAAGCACATCGGTGGCCTGACAAATAACTTTTCCTACAAGGGCTTCGATCTGTCGGTGTTTATGCAATGGTCATACGGCAACGACATCTTCAACGAGACCCGTGAGGCTTCGAACCGCAGTTTCGTGTATAATGCCGCCACGACCGAAGTGCTGCGAAGCTGGCGCAAAGAAGGTGACATTACGGATGTTCCCCGCGGCACGCCCAGTACCATTAGCCGGAACGGATTTGCCTCCAGTCGGTGGGTCGAAGATGGCTCTTATCTGCGCGTGAAAACTGCCACACTCGGCTACACCTTTCCATCGGCCCTGCTCAAGCGGGTTAAGATTGATAACCTGCGACTGTATGTGTCCGGGCAAAACCTGTTCACGTTCACCAACTACTCGGGCATGGACCCCGAAGTGAACTTTCGAAGCACCTTACCACTACTTCAGGGAATCGACCTGGGCACCTATCCGATGGTACGCACAATCACCTTTGGCCTGAATCTGGGGCTCTAA
- a CDS encoding FAD-dependent oxidoreductase translates to MKSIHSSYDALIIGFGKGGKTLAAYLANQGWQVALVEQSPLMYGGTCINIACIPTKSLVHNAELGKPYAESIHEKDQLTATLRQRNFNLVDQSPNATVITGKASFVSPNQVSVRLTDTQEDILIEAERIFINTGAKPIIPAISGLQQSQRVFTSTTLIEQTELPLRLVIIGGGYIALEFASMYAQYGSKVTILDRSTQFLPNEDRDMADAVMAVLVNKGIRIEQAVNIDEITPDDGDRQDTVVYHTQAGNRQEVQASAILVATGRQPYTEGLNLSAAGVDMDAKGYIRVNEYLQTNVPHIWALGDVNGGPQFTYVSLDDYRIIRSQFFNYKPHTLLDRNLVAFSLFTSPPFSHVGLREHEALAKGYHIKIATLPAASITRAQILNETEGLLKCIVDADTDQILGCSLLCANSSELINLVQLAMRARFDYTVLRDTIYTHPSMSEGLNDLFAKVP, encoded by the coding sequence ATGAAATCAATCCATAGCTCGTACGACGCACTAATCATTGGTTTTGGGAAAGGGGGCAAGACCCTGGCTGCTTACCTGGCCAATCAAGGCTGGCAGGTGGCGCTGGTTGAACAGTCTCCGCTCATGTATGGGGGCACCTGTATCAATATTGCCTGCATACCCACCAAATCTCTTGTCCATAATGCCGAACTAGGCAAGCCCTATGCCGAATCGATTCATGAAAAGGATCAACTGACCGCAACGCTTCGGCAACGAAATTTCAACCTGGTCGACCAATCACCCAATGCCACGGTGATCACCGGAAAAGCCTCATTCGTGTCCCCCAATCAGGTCTCTGTTCGACTTACGGATACCCAGGAAGATATCCTTATCGAAGCCGAGCGGATTTTTATTAACACAGGCGCTAAACCGATTATTCCGGCTATTTCAGGCCTTCAGCAAAGCCAGCGGGTATTTACCAGTACAACCCTCATCGAGCAGACCGAGCTTCCTCTCAGGCTGGTTATAATTGGTGGAGGCTATATTGCGCTGGAGTTTGCCAGTATGTACGCCCAATACGGCTCGAAGGTGACCATTCTGGATCGATCTACCCAATTCTTACCGAATGAGGATCGGGATATGGCTGATGCGGTCATGGCTGTTCTTGTGAACAAAGGCATCCGGATCGAGCAGGCAGTAAACATAGACGAAATTACCCCCGACGACGGAGATCGTCAGGACACGGTTGTCTATCACACCCAGGCAGGTAACAGACAGGAAGTTCAGGCCTCCGCTATTCTCGTGGCTACGGGCCGACAGCCGTATACAGAAGGATTGAATCTATCGGCAGCGGGTGTAGATATGGATGCGAAAGGGTATATTCGGGTTAATGAATACCTACAGACCAACGTTCCGCATATCTGGGCTCTTGGCGATGTAAATGGTGGACCCCAGTTTACGTATGTATCCCTGGACGATTATCGAATCATCCGGAGCCAGTTCTTTAACTATAAGCCGCATACGCTGCTTGATCGCAACCTGGTAGCATTCAGCTTATTTACCAGCCCTCCCTTTTCTCATGTCGGTCTGCGCGAACACGAAGCTTTAGCAAAAGGGTATCACATCAAAATAGCCACTTTACCGGCCGCTTCGATCACACGCGCTCAGATTTTAAATGAAACGGAAGGGCTGTTAAAATGCATTGTCGATGCGGATACGGATCAAATTCTGGGCTGTAGTTTACTTTGTGCGAACTCGAGTGAATTGATCAATCTGGTTCAACTGGCTATGCGTGCCAGATTCGATTATACCGTATTGCGGGATACAATTTACACGCACCCGAGCATGAGTGAAGGATTAAACGACTTATTCGCCAAGGTGCCATAA
- a CDS encoding alpha/beta hydrolase: MIQLNEGRLGFESLGTLYPPANNIRRADITLAGVACSWFFPVNAPDHEIIFFIHGGGFIFGSINSHAALVSHLAQYLNRKILLIEYRLAPENPFPAGLQDCVAVIRTFCDRYPTVNVGLIGDSAGGNLAMATQLVLQQTKRSLPHYSILISPWVDLRCQLPSYTRNKALDTILSGEFLLEAAQLYAPSALDNPLASPVLGLFSGLSSVLILCGTHEILEDDSIRLHKRLIQAGVEAQLQLFPGEQHVWPFLDIATRGAQEALAQMGRFVTKNAANNALKLE, encoded by the coding sequence ATGATACAGCTAAACGAGGGTCGTCTGGGCTTTGAATCACTTGGAACCCTTTATCCCCCGGCCAACAACATTCGTCGAGCCGACATAACGCTTGCCGGGGTCGCCTGTAGCTGGTTTTTTCCGGTCAATGCCCCTGACCATGAAATTATCTTTTTTATTCATGGGGGTGGCTTTATTTTTGGATCGATCAACTCCCACGCTGCCCTGGTGAGTCATCTGGCCCAGTATCTGAACCGAAAGATTCTCCTCATTGAGTATCGGCTGGCACCGGAGAATCCCTTTCCCGCCGGTCTTCAGGATTGCGTGGCTGTTATTCGAACCTTCTGCGATCGTTACCCAACAGTTAACGTTGGCCTGATTGGGGACAGTGCCGGGGGAAATCTGGCGATGGCAACACAGCTTGTCTTACAGCAAACAAAAAGATCCCTACCGCACTACAGCATCCTCATTTCACCCTGGGTGGATTTACGCTGTCAACTGCCAAGTTACACCCGCAATAAAGCTCTCGATACCATATTATCGGGCGAATTCCTGCTGGAAGCCGCGCAGTTGTATGCACCTTCCGCGTTGGATAACCCCTTAGCCTCTCCCGTTCTGGGTTTGTTTTCCGGCTTATCATCGGTGTTGATCTTATGCGGCACTCATGAAATTCTGGAGGATGATTCTATCCGCCTGCATAAACGGTTGATCCAGGCAGGCGTTGAAGCCCAGCTACAATTATTTCCAGGTGAGCAACATGTATGGCCATTCCTGGATATTGCCACGAGAGGAGCCCAGGAAGCCCTGGCACAAATGGGCCGATTTGTTACGAAAAATGCAGCGAATAATGCGCTGAAACTGGAATAG
- a CDS encoding Crp/Fnr family transcriptional regulator, translated as MLVNSLLENVRRYTALTEEEETQFCTLFTVKSLKRKETLLQAGTVCQHEYYVKSGCLRTYFLDTRGLEHNIYFAIEDWWISDLYSRTHAAPSLVNIVAVEDSELYQVSHLDLEEFMRKTPAMERFFRLSYQQSLVSQHLRSLQMLSMSGQERYVHFREQYPQLVNRIPQKHIATFLGLTPQFFNTIHSKVLRAE; from the coding sequence ATGTTGGTCAACAGTCTTTTGGAAAACGTCAGGCGTTATACGGCACTAACTGAGGAGGAAGAAACACAATTTTGCACGTTGTTCACCGTCAAAAGCCTCAAACGAAAAGAGACCCTTTTACAGGCGGGTACTGTTTGTCAGCATGAATATTACGTAAAGTCTGGTTGTTTGCGGACTTATTTTCTGGATACCAGGGGCCTTGAGCATAATATCTATTTTGCGATCGAGGACTGGTGGATCTCCGATTTGTATAGCCGTACCCATGCCGCACCTTCCCTGGTGAATATCGTGGCCGTTGAGGATTCGGAGCTTTATCAGGTCAGTCATCTGGACCTGGAGGAGTTTATGAGAAAAACCCCGGCCATGGAACGGTTTTTCCGGCTGTCCTATCAGCAATCGCTGGTTAGTCAGCATCTGCGAAGTTTGCAGATGTTGTCCATGAGTGGTCAGGAGCGGTATGTCCACTTCCGTGAGCAGTATCCGCAACTGGTCAATCGCATACCCCAGAAACACATCGCTACCTTTCTGGGACTAACTCCTCAATTTTTTAATACCATCCACTCGAAAGTCTTACGAGCGGAATAG
- a CDS encoding LacI family DNA-binding transcriptional regulator → MRSKQPTIWDIAIKLNVSISTVSRALRNAPDINPETKKAVLDLAHQLDYQPNTVAASLRKNKTDIIGVMVPEFVHAYFPNVILGIQEVANATGYKVMVMQSSESLDIEKHNLQAMVSSRVDGLILAITRETNDYEHIVAAQRKGLPIVFFNRIVDELQGSKVMVDDYKGAFMAVQHLIQTGCRRIAHLAGPENMTIGRNRLNGYLDALKAHQFPIDESLIMHCDFVEGRARRCTQLLLDMPNRPDALFAVNDPTAVEALICIQENDLSIPNDIALVGFSNAPHSTFVTPPLTSVVQPIHEIGQLAAQLLLRQINAPQQFIPETHVLDTTLVIRKSTRELI, encoded by the coding sequence ATGAGAAGTAAACAACCTACTATCTGGGATATTGCTATTAAGCTCAATGTCTCCATATCGACTGTTTCCAGAGCCTTACGCAATGCGCCCGACATTAATCCAGAAACCAAAAAGGCTGTTCTGGATCTGGCGCATCAGCTTGATTACCAGCCGAACACCGTTGCTGCCAGCCTGCGGAAGAACAAGACGGATATTATTGGGGTGATGGTGCCTGAATTCGTTCATGCCTACTTCCCCAATGTAATTCTGGGGATTCAGGAGGTGGCCAATGCGACTGGATACAAGGTAATGGTGATGCAATCCAGCGAATCATTAGACATTGAAAAGCATAATTTACAGGCCATGGTATCAAGCCGGGTCGATGGCCTGATTCTGGCCATTACGCGGGAGACGAATGATTATGAGCACATTGTAGCAGCCCAACGAAAGGGTTTGCCGATTGTGTTTTTTAATCGGATTGTCGATGAACTGCAAGGCTCCAAAGTAATGGTGGACGATTATAAAGGTGCATTTATGGCCGTTCAGCATCTCATTCAAACGGGTTGCCGACGGATTGCCCACCTAGCAGGCCCGGAAAATATGACCATCGGCCGGAATCGGCTAAATGGGTATCTCGATGCCTTAAAAGCGCACCAATTTCCCATTGATGAATCGTTGATTATGCACTGCGATTTTGTGGAAGGGCGCGCCCGACGCTGCACACAGTTACTGCTGGATATGCCCAACCGACCCGATGCGTTGTTTGCCGTCAATGACCCAACGGCTGTGGAAGCCCTTATCTGTATTCAGGAAAACGATCTGTCCATCCCGAACGACATCGCGTTAGTTGGCTTTTCCAACGCTCCCCACAGTACGTTTGTCACGCCACCGCTGACTTCCGTTGTGCAGCCCATTCACGAAATCGGGCAGTTAGCAGCCCAGTTATTACTACGGCAAATCAATGCTCCCCAACAATTTATACCCGAAACGCATGTGCTGGATACCACTCTGGTAATTCGTAAATCAACGCGCGAGTTAATATAG
- a CDS encoding SDR family NAD(P)-dependent oxidoreductase, translating to MIHLNEKASLQTEEIPVKSPKVWFITGASRGFGRVWADAALKRGDKVAATARKLESIADLNEKYGEAVLTLELDVTRPEQVKTAVEQAYAHFGRLDIVFNNAGYSLVGTIEEASADDIRALYETNIIGPVSVIQAALPLLRKQGRGHILGTSSNLGHVTLPVIGYYASSKWAFEAIHESLAEEVKSFGINVTIIEPGAYATEFGSQESLKFAQGLDFYTDFKAQFFERLKNLEKGDPDATPEALFNVVDAENPPLRFFLGSHNLPWVRQAYTERLATWEAWEEVSNSAQGNPDKELATSEIA from the coding sequence ATGATACATCTGAATGAAAAGGCAAGCCTTCAAACTGAGGAAATTCCTGTAAAATCGCCTAAAGTCTGGTTCATCACGGGTGCTTCCCGCGGGTTTGGACGTGTGTGGGCCGATGCTGCCCTGAAGCGTGGCGACAAGGTGGCGGCTACCGCGCGCAAACTGGAAAGCATTGCCGACCTGAACGAAAAATATGGTGAAGCCGTGCTTACCCTTGAGCTTGATGTGACCCGGCCCGAGCAGGTAAAAACAGCCGTAGAGCAAGCTTACGCTCACTTCGGCAGGCTTGATATTGTTTTTAATAATGCGGGCTATTCACTGGTTGGCACCATAGAGGAGGCCAGCGCGGATGATATTCGTGCCCTTTACGAAACCAATATCATTGGGCCGGTTTCTGTTATTCAGGCGGCCTTGCCGTTATTGAGAAAGCAGGGCCGTGGGCACATCCTCGGCACATCGAGCAATCTGGGTCATGTAACCTTACCGGTGATCGGCTACTACGCTTCGTCAAAATGGGCATTTGAAGCCATCCACGAAAGCCTGGCTGAGGAAGTTAAATCGTTCGGGATTAACGTAACCATCATCGAACCGGGGGCCTATGCCACCGAGTTTGGAAGTCAGGAATCCTTGAAGTTCGCACAAGGCCTAGACTTCTACACTGATTTTAAGGCGCAGTTTTTCGAGCGGTTAAAAAACCTGGAAAAAGGTGATCCGGATGCAACGCCTGAAGCACTTTTCAACGTTGTTGATGCAGAAAATCCTCCGTTACGGTTCTTTCTGGGCAGCCATAACTTGCCCTGGGTGCGCCAGGCCTATACGGAGCGATTAGCTACCTGGGAAGCGTGGGAAGAAGTTTCCAATTCAGCTCAGGGTAATCCGGATAAGGAACTCGCAACCAGTGAAATTGCTTGA
- a CDS encoding RagB/SusD family nutrient uptake outer membrane protein, whose product MKKIIYSILIITLVILVAGCTDVLNQVPVSALTQSSFFQNAADAEAAIITGYDALQGDDVRHIAWGDARADNLRVPVNEIGITDGGVLDFQNDNISTSSGYATWSRFYSGINKVNNVLAQVPAIKSPTITSVRDRIMGEAYFLRALNYFYLVRLWGAVPLVLEPTLSLDKNLQPARTPADKIQDQIIADLKQAEKLLPVTYASTIETRGRATQGAAQALLTKVYLWRSSYNQTNEWQLAADYAAKVIANANYSLVSGANYSTIFRTKNTSESIFELQYNYNNQETNGLSAYFLPRSSKVTTGGNQTVIPTQKLVDAFESGDLRKAASFYTSDPATDQFPNLPTVAKYLGTVVGTTRYSDSNLIFLRLADVILMQAEALAQLGQTAPSIALVNRIRNRAGLANTTATSKDAVLLAIEQERFVELCFEGHRWYDLLRTGRAKAVLGVDKKALMPVYYTEIQLNPNLLPQNPGY is encoded by the coding sequence ATGAAAAAAATAATCTATAGCATCCTGATAATCACACTGGTTATTCTGGTTGCAGGCTGCACCGATGTTCTCAATCAGGTGCCGGTAAGCGCCCTGACTCAAAGTTCTTTTTTCCAGAATGCTGCCGATGCCGAAGCAGCTATCATTACCGGTTATGATGCTTTGCAGGGCGACGATGTCCGGCATATTGCCTGGGGAGATGCACGGGCGGATAATCTTCGGGTACCGGTCAATGAAATTGGTATTACCGATGGAGGAGTACTGGATTTCCAGAACGACAACATCAGTACCAGCAGTGGATATGCGACCTGGAGTCGTTTCTATTCAGGAATCAACAAAGTCAACAATGTGCTGGCCCAGGTGCCTGCTATTAAAAGTCCAACCATCACCAGCGTTCGGGATCGGATTATGGGTGAGGCTTATTTTCTGCGGGCTCTTAATTACTTCTATCTCGTACGCTTGTGGGGGGCTGTGCCGCTGGTGCTGGAGCCAACGCTTTCCCTGGATAAAAATTTACAGCCTGCCCGAACACCTGCCGATAAAATACAGGATCAGATCATTGCCGATCTGAAACAGGCCGAGAAATTACTGCCGGTTACTTACGCATCGACGATTGAAACGAGAGGGCGGGCCACACAGGGAGCTGCTCAGGCGCTGCTGACGAAGGTTTATCTCTGGCGGAGTTCCTATAACCAGACCAACGAATGGCAACTGGCAGCCGATTACGCGGCCAAGGTTATTGCCAATGCAAACTATAGCCTGGTGTCAGGAGCCAACTATAGCACCATTTTTAGAACGAAAAACACCAGTGAATCCATTTTCGAACTCCAGTACAATTACAACAATCAGGAAACGAATGGCCTTTCGGCCTATTTCCTGCCCCGTAGCAGTAAAGTGACAACGGGCGGAAACCAGACCGTGATTCCGACTCAAAAGCTGGTCGATGCTTTTGAGTCGGGTGATCTTCGAAAAGCAGCCAGTTTTTATACCAGCGATCCAGCCACCGATCAGTTTCCCAACCTGCCTACTGTGGCCAAATACCTGGGAACAGTGGTAGGAACCACCCGCTATAGTGATAGCAATCTTATTTTCCTGCGGCTGGCCGATGTGATTCTGATGCAGGCTGAAGCACTGGCGCAGTTAGGTCAGACTGCCCCTTCCATCGCGCTGGTTAACCGGATTCGGAATCGGGCCGGACTGGCCAATACCACAGCTACGTCGAAAGATGCTGTTCTGCTGGCCATTGAGCAGGAGCGTTTTGTTGAACTCTGCTTTGAGGGACATCGGTGGTACGACCTGCTTCGAACCGGGCGGGCAAAAGCTGTATTGGGCGTCGATAAAAAAGCGCTGATGCCCGTTTATTACACTGAAATTCAATTGAATCCGAATTTGCTGCCCCAGAATCCAGGCTATTGA